Proteins encoded within one genomic window of Nonomuraea gerenzanensis:
- a CDS encoding PhoX family protein: MANPNAGPRLLPLLSTPHKGGRSALTCQFRCGNACAHDVANTTDNAYFGDVVKEALSRRGVLRAGALGAVVVGAGVAGAVPALADEPEAAARGWNGGGGSDIRFTPVQPNTDDALTIPDGYQSSVVVRWGDPVLPDAPAFDFENQTADAQSKQFGYNCDFVTVFPMGRDRALMWVNHEYSDESLMFRGYTGGTAATEEQIRIGLAAHGGSVVEIERAGNTGQWKLVTKGRRRYNRRITAQTPMRFSGPAAGSDLLKTAADPKGTTPIGMLNNCAGGTTPWGTVLTAEENFNQYFVNGDKVPEAQKLYITRYSITTGTPSSSRRFDRVEERFDLAKHPNEVNRFGWIVEIDPFDPDSTPIKRTALGRFAHEAATTTLARDGRLVVYMGDDSRFEYIYKFVSKDRYIPGFDRHNRALLDEGTLYVAKFTGDSPAAELDGSGKLPSDGQFDGYGEWKPLVSGNRSFVDGMTAQEVLVYTRSAADKVEGGATKMDRPEDVERNPVTGGVYVALTNNTNRTAAQVDEANPRPSNKHGHVLEIVERRNDAGEQTFAWSLPLVCGDPNDPATYFAGFDKTKVSPISCPDNVTFDKDGNLWISTDGNALEKNDGLFVMPVRGKERGYVRQFLTVPIGAETCGPLVSDDQRSVFVAVQHPGETDDASPETPSSHWPDGGSSQPRPSVAVVWHARNKKIGA; this comes from the coding sequence GTGGCGAACCCCAACGCGGGGCCGCGGCTGCTGCCGCTGCTCTCCACCCCGCACAAAGGTGGCCGTTCCGCGTTGACCTGTCAGTTCCGCTGCGGAAACGCGTGCGCGCATGACGTGGCCAACACCACTGACAACGCCTACTTCGGCGACGTGGTGAAGGAGGCGCTGTCGCGGCGCGGCGTGCTGCGCGCCGGCGCGCTCGGCGCCGTCGTGGTGGGCGCGGGCGTGGCGGGCGCCGTGCCGGCCCTGGCCGACGAGCCCGAGGCGGCCGCCAGGGGCTGGAACGGCGGTGGCGGCAGTGACATCCGCTTCACCCCCGTGCAGCCGAACACGGATGACGCGCTGACCATCCCGGACGGCTACCAGTCCTCCGTGGTCGTGCGCTGGGGCGACCCGGTGCTGCCCGACGCGCCGGCGTTCGACTTCGAGAACCAGACCGCCGACGCCCAGAGCAAGCAGTTCGGCTACAACTGTGACTTCGTGACCGTGTTCCCGATGGGCCGCGACCGCGCCCTGATGTGGGTCAACCACGAGTACTCCGACGAGAGCCTGATGTTCCGCGGTTACACCGGGGGCACGGCCGCGACCGAGGAGCAGATCAGGATCGGGCTGGCCGCGCACGGCGGCTCGGTCGTGGAGATCGAGCGCGCCGGCAACACCGGTCAGTGGAAGCTGGTCACCAAGGGCCGCCGCCGCTACAACCGGCGCATCACCGCCCAGACCCCGATGCGCTTCAGCGGCCCCGCCGCCGGCAGCGACCTGCTCAAGACGGCCGCCGACCCGAAGGGCACCACGCCCATCGGCATGCTGAACAACTGCGCGGGCGGCACCACCCCGTGGGGCACGGTGCTGACCGCCGAGGAGAACTTCAACCAGTACTTCGTCAACGGCGACAAGGTGCCAGAGGCGCAGAAGCTCTACATCACGCGTTACTCGATCACCACCGGCACCCCCTCCTCCAGCCGCCGGTTCGACCGCGTGGAGGAGCGCTTCGACCTGGCCAAGCACCCGAACGAGGTCAACAGGTTCGGGTGGATCGTGGAGATCGACCCGTTCGACCCCGACTCGACGCCCATCAAGCGCACCGCGCTCGGCCGCTTCGCCCACGAGGCCGCCACGACGACGCTGGCCCGCGACGGCCGCCTGGTCGTCTACATGGGCGACGACTCGCGCTTCGAGTACATCTACAAGTTCGTCTCCAAGGACCGCTACATCCCCGGCTTCGACCGCCACAACCGGGCGCTGCTGGACGAGGGCACCCTGTACGTGGCCAAGTTCACCGGCGACAGCCCGGCCGCCGAGCTGGACGGCTCCGGCAAGCTGCCCTCCGACGGCCAGTTCGACGGCTACGGCGAGTGGAAGCCGCTGGTCTCGGGCAACAGGTCGTTCGTGGACGGGATGACCGCCCAGGAGGTCCTGGTCTACACCCGTTCGGCTGCCGACAAGGTGGAGGGCGGCGCGACGAAGATGGACCGCCCGGAGGACGTGGAGCGCAACCCGGTCACCGGCGGCGTCTACGTGGCCCTGACCAACAACACCAACCGCACCGCCGCCCAGGTGGACGAGGCCAACCCGCGTCCCTCCAACAAGCACGGCCACGTGCTGGAGATCGTGGAGCGGCGCAACGACGCGGGCGAGCAGACGTTCGCCTGGTCGCTCCCGCTGGTCTGCGGCGACCCGAACGACCCCGCCACCTACTTCGCCGGCTTCGACAAGACCAAGGTCTCGCCGATCTCCTGCCCGGACAACGTGACGTTCGACAAGGACGGCAACCTGTGGATCTCCACGGACGGCAACGCCCTGGAGAAGAACGACGGCCTGTTCGTGATGCCGGTCAGGGGCAAGGAGCGCGGCTACGTGCGTCAGTTCCTCACCGTGCCGATCGGCGCCGAGACCTGCGGCCCGCTCGTCTCCGACGACCAGCGCAGCGTCTTCGTGGCGGTGCAGCACCCCGGTGAGACGGACGACGCCAGCCCCGAGACCCCGAGCAGCCACTGGCCCGACGGCGGCAGCAGCCAGCCGCGCCCGTCGGTGGCCGTGGTCTGGCACGCCAGGAACAAGAAGATCGGCGCTTGA
- a CDS encoding methylenetetrahydrofolate reductase produces the protein MPFELICEIEPPTKPDLKHVRHQIGTMSKIASAFLIPDNHIGRATVSSVAVAHEVEAMGGRGIACLNSRDRNLLGLRRDLLTAAAYGVDQFLFVYGDKPTSGNRTSDLNVRSMIDEARAFSPGFRVGAAAGLRPLPAWKRTADFLFSQVSFSVEEQLRWREEHPVDVPVYAGVMVLASERHARTLAAAIPDIALPEKLIEAVAADRMAGVEAACEQVLALRDSGAFAGVHLVPVARYRDVESRLAAAL, from the coding sequence ATGCCCTTCGAGCTGATCTGCGAGATCGAACCCCCGACCAAGCCCGATCTGAAGCACGTACGGCACCAGATCGGCACCATGAGCAAGATCGCTTCGGCGTTCCTCATCCCCGACAACCACATCGGCCGCGCGACGGTCTCCAGCGTGGCCGTGGCGCACGAGGTCGAGGCCATGGGCGGGCGCGGCATCGCCTGTCTCAACTCGCGCGACCGCAACCTGCTGGGCCTGCGCCGCGACCTGCTGACGGCGGCGGCGTACGGGGTGGACCAGTTCCTGTTCGTCTACGGTGACAAGCCCACCAGCGGCAACCGGACGAGCGACCTGAACGTGCGCTCGATGATCGACGAGGCGCGCGCCTTCTCGCCCGGCTTCCGCGTGGGGGCCGCCGCCGGGCTGCGCCCGCTGCCCGCCTGGAAGCGTACGGCCGACTTCCTGTTCTCGCAGGTCAGCTTCTCCGTCGAGGAGCAGCTGCGCTGGCGCGAGGAGCACCCGGTGGACGTGCCCGTCTACGCCGGCGTCATGGTGCTGGCCAGCGAGCGGCACGCGCGCACCCTGGCCGCCGCGATCCCGGACATCGCGCTGCCCGAGAAGCTGATCGAGGCGGTGGCGGCGGACCGCATGGCGGGGGTGGAGGCGGCCTGCGAGCAGGTCCTCGCGCTGCGCGACTCCGGCGCCTTCGCCGGCGTGCACCTCGTGCCCGTCGCCCGCTACCGCGACGTGGAGTCCCGCCTGGCCGCCGCGCTCTGA
- a CDS encoding sterol carrier family protein, which yields MPPRKMDQEKLRAALDGQLVALDEPAYDGPASGLAGALVAAVLAAYDRGLRPERDAARMAVRHLLDRLASTAPGRTVEVRVPPYAAVQAIEGPRHTRGTPPNVVEMDGRTWIELALGRLTWDEAMANGAVSASGARADLSGYLPL from the coding sequence GTGCCACCACGCAAGATGGACCAGGAGAAGCTGAGGGCGGCCCTCGACGGCCAGCTCGTCGCGCTCGACGAGCCCGCCTACGACGGGCCCGCGTCCGGGCTGGCCGGCGCGCTCGTGGCCGCCGTGCTGGCGGCCTACGACCGGGGGCTGCGGCCCGAGCGCGACGCGGCCAGGATGGCGGTGCGCCACCTGCTCGACAGGCTGGCGAGCACGGCGCCCGGGCGGACGGTCGAGGTGCGGGTGCCGCCGTACGCCGCCGTGCAGGCCATCGAGGGGCCCCGGCACACGCGCGGCACGCCGCCCAACGTGGTCGAGATGGATGGGCGGACCTGGATCGAGCTCGCGCTCGGGCGGCTGACCTGGGACGAGGCCATGGCCAACGGCGCGGTGTCGGCCAGCGGCGCCCGAGCCGACCTATCCGGATATTTGCCGCTTTAG
- a CDS encoding TetR/AcrR family transcriptional regulator: MGKLTAQAIAERALEIGDTEGLDAVTIRRLATDLGVTPMALYWHYKNKEQLLIGMADHLIGGFAPGPADDRPWQAQLRDLAEGLIRTLRTHPCAKNVLEQIDPVAVPSFLAVWDQALGLARAAGFGVDESCLITKYLLQSAIAIADAPVHGQAEPDRAERVRAKQVGLQTLPADRYPYLVEMAGPLVNGTDPVLYDTFGVDLVLGGIEALAARR, from the coding sequence ATGGGAAAACTGACCGCGCAGGCGATCGCCGAGCGGGCCCTGGAGATCGGCGACACCGAGGGCCTCGACGCCGTGACCATCCGCCGCCTGGCCACGGACCTGGGCGTCACTCCGATGGCCCTCTACTGGCACTACAAGAACAAGGAGCAACTGCTCATCGGCATGGCCGACCACCTGATCGGCGGCTTCGCGCCAGGGCCCGCCGACGACCGGCCCTGGCAGGCCCAGCTCCGCGACCTGGCCGAGGGCCTGATCAGGACGCTGCGCACGCACCCCTGCGCCAAGAACGTGCTGGAGCAGATCGACCCGGTCGCGGTGCCGAGCTTCCTGGCCGTCTGGGACCAGGCGCTCGGGCTGGCCCGCGCCGCCGGGTTCGGCGTGGACGAGAGCTGCCTGATCACCAAGTACCTGCTGCAGAGCGCCATCGCCATCGCCGACGCGCCCGTCCACGGGCAGGCCGAGCCCGATAGGGCGGAGCGGGTCAGGGCCAAGCAGGTCGGGTTGCAGACGCTGCCCGCGGACCGCTACCCGTACCTGGTGGAGATGGCCGGGCCGCTGGTGAACGGCACGGACCCGGTGCTGTACGACACGTTCGGCGTCGACCTCGTGCTGGGCGGCATCGAGGCGCTCGCGGCCAGACGTTAG
- a CDS encoding MFS transporter has protein sequence MRWWALVAVTLGTFMTYLDNNVGNVALPTIQRELGLTISGLEWIVSSYILVFAGLMLAGGRLADVLGARRVFLGGLAVFTLASLAAGLATSGGMLIAARAVQGVGAALLTPTTLALITQLFPDPAERGRAVGIWSASGALSMALGPTLGGLISENLHWGWIYLINVPIGVVTGGLALWAVRPAFTRVRRGLDLPGLALSALALFALTFALIEGESLGWASAPILAAFGAFAAAAALFVLVETRAAEPMIAVSLFRSRVFTGGVLTSGIWSFGVFGIYFFSALWLQNVLGFSPTQAGASFVPMALVMGVMAILSQQVSARLGIGRTVALGMALMGIAIYLISRVGADGDFTDVAPWFILYGLGGGLLVPLTSAILNGMPKERSGVASGVLNVSREVFGLLGITVLGALLTARQNASGLPPLPAFLDGYRFTLVVAAVVVLAAIPVALYSLRPRPETMEPQAATTPETVGSSN, from the coding sequence ATGCGTTGGTGGGCACTGGTCGCGGTGACCCTGGGCACCTTCATGACCTATTTGGATAACAACGTGGGGAACGTCGCGTTGCCGACGATCCAGCGGGAGCTGGGGCTGACGATCTCCGGCCTGGAGTGGATCGTGAGCTCCTACATCCTGGTCTTCGCCGGGCTCATGCTGGCCGGCGGGCGGCTCGCGGACGTGCTGGGCGCCCGCAGGGTGTTCCTCGGCGGGCTGGCCGTCTTCACGCTGGCCTCGCTGGCCGCCGGGCTGGCCACCTCGGGCGGGATGCTGATCGCCGCGCGGGCCGTGCAGGGCGTCGGCGCCGCGCTACTGACGCCGACCACGCTGGCGCTGATCACCCAGCTCTTCCCCGATCCCGCCGAGCGCGGCCGGGCGGTGGGCATCTGGAGCGCGTCGGGGGCGCTGTCCATGGCGCTCGGGCCCACCCTGGGCGGCCTCATCAGCGAGAACCTGCACTGGGGCTGGATCTACCTGATCAACGTGCCGATCGGCGTGGTCACCGGCGGGCTCGCGCTGTGGGCCGTGCGGCCCGCCTTCACGCGGGTGCGCCGCGGCCTCGACCTGCCGGGCCTGGCCCTGTCGGCGCTGGCCCTGTTCGCGCTGACGTTCGCGCTCATCGAGGGCGAGAGCCTCGGCTGGGCCTCGGCGCCGATCCTGGCGGCGTTCGGCGCGTTCGCCGCGGCGGCCGCGCTGTTCGTGCTGGTCGAGACGCGGGCCGCCGAGCCGATGATCGCGGTCTCGCTGTTCAGGTCGCGCGTCTTCACCGGCGGCGTGCTGACCAGCGGCATCTGGTCGTTCGGGGTGTTCGGCATCTACTTCTTCAGCGCCCTGTGGCTGCAGAACGTGCTCGGCTTCTCGCCCACCCAGGCAGGCGCCTCGTTCGTGCCGATGGCGCTGGTCATGGGCGTCATGGCGATCCTGTCGCAGCAGGTCAGCGCGCGGCTGGGCATCGGCCGCACGGTCGCGCTGGGGATGGCGCTGATGGGAATCGCGATCTACCTCATCTCGCGCGTCGGCGCCGACGGCGACTTCACCGACGTCGCCCCCTGGTTCATCCTGTACGGCCTCGGCGGCGGCCTGCTCGTCCCCCTGACCTCGGCCATCCTGAACGGCATGCCCAAGGAGCGCTCAGGCGTCGCCTCGGGCGTGCTCAACGTCTCCCGCGAGGTCTTCGGCCTGCTCGGCATCACCGTGCTGGGGGCGCTGCTGACAGCCAGGCAGAACGCGAGCGGCCTGCCGCCGCTGCCCGCCTTCCTCGACGGCTACCGGTTCACGCTGGTCGTCGCCGCGGTCGTGGTGCTGGCGGCCATCCCGGTGGCGCTCTACTCGCTGCGCCCCCGGCCGGAGACCATGGAGCCTCAGGCCGCCACCACCCCGGAGACCGTCGGGTCCTCGAACTGA
- a CDS encoding MFS transporter, with translation MVALTPQDDTRMRYAWQVCAVTSLGLVLIGIAGSTLNVALPTVVRHFHADALESNWILLSFLLVNTASLVFFGRVADLLGRREVYLAGFALFTVASLLAGLSPSVWFLIAMRVLQAIGAAMILANGTVIITDAFPPDRLSQGMGVYIGTLSVAQLAGPTLGGLIAEAAGWQWIFWVNVPAGLLALGVGAAILRKMPRQPKEPVDGLGNVLVFAALSALLLALSTAGSSGLSSPVVLVGAGLFVLLVPLTVWAERRAPNPVLDLRLFGGRLLTCANLASFCNALARSALILVVALYFQAARGVDAFEAGLSVLPVPVGIGLASPIVGLLGQRVSPYALSIGGAVLSAAGLGTLMLTADPATPYWVIGIGLFVAGCGSGTFLTGNTTQVMRALPAGSLGVVNGFRVMVMNVGIVISVGLSLSVLTASVGPAVRAQVYAGTLSTLSPVAVGQLMDGFQRAYAVLFCVALLGALLAAFARPQSAAARRDSTSR, from the coding sequence ATGGTCGCACTCACCCCCCAGGACGACACCCGGATGCGTTACGCCTGGCAGGTGTGCGCGGTCACCAGCCTGGGCCTCGTCCTCATCGGCATCGCCGGCAGCACGCTGAACGTGGCGCTGCCGACCGTGGTGCGGCACTTCCACGCGGACGCCCTGGAGTCGAACTGGATCCTCCTGTCGTTCCTGCTGGTCAACACGGCGAGCCTGGTGTTCTTCGGCCGCGTGGCCGACCTGCTCGGCAGGCGTGAGGTGTACCTGGCGGGGTTCGCGCTGTTCACCGTGGCCTCGCTGCTGGCCGGGCTGTCGCCGTCGGTGTGGTTCCTGATCGCGATGCGCGTGTTACAGGCGATCGGCGCCGCGATGATCCTGGCGAACGGCACCGTCATCATCACCGACGCCTTCCCGCCCGACCGGCTCAGCCAGGGCATGGGCGTCTACATCGGCACGCTGTCGGTGGCCCAGCTCGCCGGGCCGACGCTCGGCGGCCTGATCGCCGAGGCGGCCGGCTGGCAGTGGATCTTCTGGGTGAACGTGCCCGCCGGGCTGCTGGCGCTGGGCGTGGGCGCGGCCATCTTACGGAAGATGCCCAGGCAGCCGAAGGAGCCGGTGGACGGGCTGGGCAACGTGCTGGTGTTCGCGGCGCTGTCGGCGCTGCTGCTGGCCCTGTCCACGGCCGGGTCGAGCGGGCTGTCCAGCCCCGTCGTGCTGGTGGGGGCGGGCCTGTTCGTGCTGCTGGTGCCGCTGACCGTATGGGCCGAGCGGCGGGCCCCCAACCCGGTGCTGGACCTGCGGCTGTTCGGCGGGCGGCTGCTGACCTGCGCGAACCTGGCCTCCTTCTGCAACGCGCTGGCCCGTTCCGCGCTGATCCTGGTGGTGGCGCTGTACTTCCAGGCCGCCAGGGGCGTGGACGCGTTCGAGGCGGGGCTCAGCGTGCTGCCCGTGCCGGTCGGGATCGGGCTGGCCTCGCCGATCGTGGGCCTGCTGGGGCAGCGGGTCTCGCCGTACGCGCTGTCGATCGGCGGCGCGGTGCTGAGCGCGGCCGGGCTCGGCACGCTGATGCTGACGGCCGACCCCGCCACGCCGTACTGGGTGATCGGGATCGGCTTGTTCGTGGCGGGCTGCGGCAGCGGAACGTTCCTGACGGGCAACACCACGCAGGTCATGCGGGCACTGCCGGCCGGCAGCCTGGGCGTGGTCAACGGCTTCCGCGTCATGGTGATGAACGTCGGCATCGTGATCAGCGTCGGCCTGTCGCTCAGCGTGCTGACCGCCTCGGTGGGGCCGGCCGTGCGCGCCCAGGTGTACGCGGGCACCCTGTCCACGCTGTCACCGGTGGCGGTGGGCCAGCTCATGGACGGGTTCCAGCGGGCGTACGCGGTGCTGTTCTGCGTCGCGCTGCTCGGCGCGCTGCTGGCCGCCTTCGCCCGGCCTCAGAGCGCGGCGGCCAGGCGGGACTCCACGTCGCGGTAG
- a CDS encoding ABC transporter ATP-binding protein: protein MSMEVTAWHQLYSMNNKPERRSVSRATLRRIGAFARPHRRKISFFLLLSVVTAGLAVGAPLLAGRVVDAIFTGEPIGVVVTVALAIAGLAIAEAGLGLLNRWLSAGLGEDLILDLRTAVFDHVQRMPVAFFMRTRTGALVSRLNNDVIGAQRAFTDTLSGVVGNLVTLMLTLVAMIGISWQITLLALLLLPVFVLPARRMGTRIARLRREAADHNAAMGTQMTERFSAPGATLVKLFGRPAHESAEFASRARRVRDIGVRSAMTQSAFVTALTLVSALALALVYGLGGFYALAGQLAPGALVSMAMLLTRLYAPLTALASARVDVMSAVVSFERVFEVLDLKPLIQDKPDAREVPDGPVTVEFDDVRFAYPSADKVSLASLEEVATLDTRGGVEVLHGVSFRAEPGQMVALVGSSGAGKSTIAQLLPRLYDVDSGAVRLGGVDVRDLSADSIRDTLGMVTQDGHLFHETIRANLLLARPEASEEEIWDALTRARLATLIRSLPDGLDTMVGERGYRLSGGERQRLTIARLLLARPRVVILDEATAALDSTSEAAVQAALGEALEGRTAVVIAHRLSTVRAADLILVIEDGRVVERGTHAELLAAGGRYEELYRTQFEDPTVSGVVAA from the coding sequence ATGAGCATGGAAGTGACCGCCTGGCACCAGCTGTACTCGATGAACAACAAGCCCGAGCGTCGCTCTGTGTCCAGGGCGACGCTCCGGCGTATCGGCGCCTTCGCACGCCCGCACCGCCGCAAGATCTCCTTCTTCCTGCTGCTCAGCGTGGTGACGGCGGGCCTGGCGGTCGGGGCGCCGCTGCTCGCGGGCCGGGTGGTGGACGCCATCTTCACCGGCGAGCCGATCGGCGTGGTCGTGACGGTGGCGCTGGCGATCGCCGGTCTGGCGATCGCGGAGGCGGGGCTCGGCCTGCTGAACCGGTGGCTGTCGGCGGGGCTGGGCGAGGACCTGATCCTCGACCTGCGTACGGCCGTCTTCGACCACGTCCAGCGGATGCCGGTCGCGTTCTTCATGCGCACCCGCACCGGCGCCCTGGTCAGCCGGCTGAACAACGACGTGATCGGCGCCCAGCGGGCCTTCACCGACACGCTGTCCGGCGTGGTCGGCAACCTCGTGACGCTGATGCTGACGCTCGTCGCGATGATCGGCATCTCCTGGCAGATCACGCTGCTGGCGCTGCTGCTCCTGCCCGTGTTCGTGCTGCCCGCCCGGCGGATGGGCACCAGGATCGCGCGGCTGCGGCGCGAGGCGGCCGACCACAACGCGGCCATGGGCACCCAGATGACCGAGCGCTTCTCCGCGCCGGGCGCGACGCTGGTCAAGCTGTTCGGCCGGCCCGCGCACGAGTCGGCCGAGTTCGCCAGCAGGGCCCGCCGCGTGCGCGACATCGGGGTGCGCTCGGCCATGACCCAGTCGGCCTTCGTCACCGCGCTGACGCTGGTCTCGGCGCTGGCGCTGGCCCTGGTGTACGGGCTCGGCGGCTTCTACGCGCTGGCGGGCCAGCTCGCGCCCGGCGCGCTGGTGTCGATGGCCATGCTGCTCACCCGCCTGTACGCGCCCCTGACGGCCCTGGCCAGCGCCCGCGTGGACGTGATGAGCGCGGTCGTCAGCTTCGAGCGGGTCTTCGAGGTGCTCGACCTCAAGCCGCTCATCCAGGACAAGCCGGACGCCCGCGAGGTGCCGGACGGGCCCGTCACGGTCGAGTTCGACGACGTGCGCTTCGCCTACCCCTCGGCCGACAAGGTCTCGCTGGCCTCGCTGGAGGAGGTGGCCACGCTCGACACGCGCGGCGGCGTCGAGGTGCTGCACGGCGTCTCGTTCCGGGCCGAGCCCGGGCAGATGGTGGCGCTGGTCGGCTCGTCCGGCGCGGGCAAGTCCACGATCGCGCAGCTCCTGCCCCGCCTGTACGACGTGGACTCGGGCGCCGTCCGGCTGGGCGGCGTGGACGTCCGTGACCTGAGCGCCGACTCCATCCGCGACACCCTCGGCATGGTCACCCAGGACGGCCACCTCTTCCACGAGACGATCCGCGCCAACCTCCTGCTGGCCAGGCCGGAGGCGAGCGAGGAGGAGATCTGGGACGCCCTCACCCGCGCCCGGCTGGCCACGCTCATCAGGTCGCTGCCCGACGGGCTCGACACGATGGTGGGCGAGCGCGGCTACCGGCTGTCGGGCGGCGAGCGCCAGCGGCTGACGATCGCCCGCCTGCTGCTGGCCAGGCCGCGCGTGGTGATCCTGGACGAGGCCACCGCGGCGCTCGACTCCACCTCCGAGGCGGCCGTGCAGGCGGCGCTGGGCGAGGCGCTCGAAGGCAGGACCGCCGTGGTGATCGCGCACCGGCTGTCCACCGTCCGGGCCGCCGACCTGATCCTGGTGATCGAGGACGGCCGGGTGGTCGAGCGCGGCACGCACGCCGAGCTGCTCGCAGCCGGGGGCCGCTACGAGGAGCTGTACCGCACTCAGTTCGAGGACCCGACGGTCTCCGGGGTGGTGGCGGCCTGA